In Sulfuricurvum sp. IAE1, the following proteins share a genomic window:
- a CDS encoding Druantia anti-phage system protein DruA — YEPVLLETFVEKERFAGTCYKAANWYYAGDTKGRGKLDTRHEHALPVKSIWLYPLRKDFKKWLKD, encoded by the coding sequence GCTATGAACCTGTCCTTTTAGAGACCTTTGTGGAAAAAGAACGATTTGCCGGCACCTGCTATAAGGCAGCGAACTGGTACTATGCCGGTGATACGAAGGGCAGGGGCAAACTTGATACCCGCCATGAACATGCCCTCCCGGTAAAGAGCATCTGGCTCTATCCCCTGCGAAAGGATTTTAAGAAATGGCTAAAGGACTGA